Proteins found in one Thalassomonas actiniarum genomic segment:
- a CDS encoding rhodanese-like domain-containing protein, with amino-acid sequence MTTSSNVLAFAPADTDSANHFFSRKLAFETDCSDVYADILAGNQAFVLLDVRSEQAFEKSHAITAVSMPHADINGQCLSKYADDTVFVVYCWGPGCNGATKAAAKISALGYAVKEMIGGIHYWEDFERYPVNRRSAQAQL; translated from the coding sequence ATGACAACATCCTCAAACGTGCTTGCTTTTGCCCCGGCAGATACTGATTCCGCTAACCATTTTTTTAGCCGTAAACTGGCATTTGAGACCGACTGTTCAGATGTTTATGCCGATATTCTGGCGGGTAACCAGGCTTTTGTATTGCTTGATGTCCGCTCTGAGCAAGCTTTCGAGAAAAGTCATGCCATTACCGCCGTGAGTATGCCGCATGCCGACATTAATGGCCAGTGCTTGTCAAAGTATGCTGATGATACTGTTTTTGTGGTTTATTGCTGGGGCCCTGGCTGTAATGGCGCCACTAAAGCCGCCGCTAAAATCTCAGCTTTGGGTTATGCCGTAAAAGAAATGATCGGCGGCATCCACTACTGGGAAGACTTTGAACGTTACCCGGTCAATCGGCGCTCGGCCCAGGCACAGCTTTAA
- a CDS encoding sterol desaturase family protein, giving the protein MQDYNINGLAIPLFLMFMLLEYVLLRLKGQKLHRFNDSVASLSMGMLLLISDALLKAYTFAVFIYLFDQHRLFEFPPGAAATWLIFFFAVDFCYYWFHRCAHQFNFLWGAHVGHHQSEEYNLTTALRQSAFQYAFSWVFYLPLALLGCPPQVFLVLFILLKLYQFWLHNQLINKIPYIEGILSTPSSHRVHHAKNPLYIDKNYGGTLVIWDRMFGSWQAELASEPCHYGTSHPLKTLNPIKANLQHWWMLAKDTATTQSWRDKLRLWFKPTGWRPKDCRNKETANPVPLQKTGCARREKYDPQTSLPIKCYVAFSMLMIFYLSCSFILLSPMLPTLSILVATVLIVTGLVSANALLENKLGYLGVETLRLPVMLYFSATLSTPLVAAIADILPVF; this is encoded by the coding sequence ATGCAGGATTACAATATCAACGGACTGGCTATTCCGTTATTCCTGATGTTTATGCTCCTTGAATATGTACTGCTGCGGCTAAAAGGACAAAAGCTGCACAGGTTCAACGACAGTGTCGCCAGCTTGTCTATGGGCATGCTGCTACTCATTTCGGATGCCCTGCTCAAGGCCTATACCTTTGCCGTGTTTATTTACCTGTTCGACCAACACAGGTTATTTGAATTTCCCCCCGGCGCCGCTGCTACCTGGCTGATTTTCTTTTTCGCCGTTGATTTTTGTTATTACTGGTTCCATCGCTGCGCCCACCAGTTTAATTTTCTCTGGGGCGCCCATGTCGGCCATCATCAAAGTGAAGAATATAATCTCACCACGGCATTGAGGCAAAGCGCCTTCCAATATGCCTTTTCCTGGGTCTTTTATCTGCCGTTAGCCCTGTTAGGCTGTCCGCCGCAGGTGTTCCTGGTATTGTTTATCTTATTAAAACTTTACCAGTTCTGGCTGCACAACCAACTGATAAACAAAATTCCCTATATCGAAGGTATTTTATCGACCCCGTCAAGCCACAGGGTCCATCATGCGAAAAATCCGCTTTATATCGACAAAAATTACGGCGGTACCCTGGTGATCTGGGACAGGATGTTTGGCAGCTGGCAAGCAGAGTTAGCCTCCGAACCATGCCATTACGGCACCAGCCACCCGTTAAAGACCTTAAACCCGATCAAGGCGAATCTACAACACTGGTGGATGCTGGCAAAAGACACCGCCACCACCCAATCCTGGCGGGATAAACTCAGGCTCTGGTTTAAACCAACCGGCTGGCGGCCAAAAGATTGCAGGAATAAAGAAACAGCAAACCCGGTGCCCTTACAAAAAACAGGCTGCGCCCGGCGTGAGAAATATGATCCGCAAACTTCATTGCCGATCAAATGCTACGTTGCCTTTTCCATGCTGATGATTTTTTATTTATCTTGTAGCTTTATCTTGTTATCGCCAATGCTACCCACGCTCTCGATATTAGTTGCAACCGTGCTTATTGTCACAGGGTTGGTAAGCGCCAACGCATTACTGGAAAACAAACTCGGCTACCTGGGCGTCGAAACCTTACGTTTACCTGTGATGCTCTATTTCAGCGCCACCTTATCAACTCCCCTGGTTGCGGCAATTGCAGATATTCTTCCGGTCTTTTAA
- a CDS encoding ExbD/TolR family protein: MRRRKKRAQQEEEAKVDVTSLLDIIFIMLIFFIVTTSFVKESGFLVKKSTTDKASNKKATTIMVHIDQHGIVYFNNKAVDITRLPARIEYFIANNPTEHILLRPHKDTSYKQVVAVLDQIKPFTRLKISIGLYQP, encoded by the coding sequence ATGCGCCGCAGAAAAAAAAGAGCACAGCAGGAAGAAGAAGCCAAGGTAGATGTCACTTCCTTGCTCGACATCATCTTTATCATGTTGATCTTCTTTATTGTCACCACCTCATTCGTCAAGGAAAGCGGTTTTTTAGTAAAAAAATCCACCACAGATAAAGCCAGCAATAAAAAAGCCACTACGATCATGGTCCATATAGACCAGCATGGCATCGTCTATTTCAACAACAAAGCGGTCGACATCACCCGCCTGCCCGCCCGGATAGAATATTTTATTGCCAACAACCCGACGGAACATATCCTGCTAAGACCCCATAAAGACACCAGCTACAAACAGGTAGTCGCTGTGCTGGATCAAATCAAACCTTTTACACGGCTGAAAATATCGATTGGACTCTATCAGCCGTAA
- a CDS encoding methyl-accepting chemotaxis protein — MKTKTTRDNLPLSLQGAFEQLASPVILIDSELSISYLNQAAIALFKSHESILQKKWPRFQANKKLILGTDIDGLYQEFIPEGQDFNLNEPKSRSVEVNLEQLFFKVTANPLYDQQKEYLGHCLEILDITRQREQELQLLDASAQIAAISKAQAVIEFNMDGTIITANDNFLQTLGYRLEEIQGKHHSMFVEPGVESSAEYLEFWEKLNAGEFESREYKRLGKGGKEIWIQASYNPVFDLAGKPVKVVKFATDVTEQKQRNADFCGQIAAISKSQAVIEFNMEGIILNANENFLQTVGYSLEEIQGRHHSMFVEPGFESSIEYKEFWAKLSLGEYESKEYKRIGKAGREIWIQASYNPIFDLNGKPFKVVKFATDVTQQKLNNADFSGQIAAIGKAQAVIEFNMDGTIITANDNFLQTVGYSLEEIQGKHHNMFVEPGYKTSNEYKEFWAKLNRGEYEASEYKRLGKGGKEIWIQASYNPIFDLNGKAFKVVKFASDVTGQKLANADVSGQISAISKAQAVSEFNMDGTIITANDNFLNAMGYELAEVKGQHHSMFVDPIYKSSEEYRLFWHKLNLGEYDANEYMRLGKGGKEIWIQASYNPVFDLNGKPFKVVKYATDITARKKAIAQIKKVLLSMSRGNLTDFIEGELVGEFGVIGEAMNELITILNKMVGDIHSTSTKVYESVTDIARGNDELSHRTETQASSLEETASAMEELASTVQQNAENSTEASKLSKSVMVKANNGGEVVRNAITAMSDINKSSKKIADIISVIDEIAFQTNLLALNAAVEAARAGEQGRGFAVVAAEVRNLAQRSAGAAKEIKGLINDSVEAVGQGTKLVDETGQTFDELVKAIGEVGKMIDDIDGAGKEQNAGIGEVSAAVTQMDEMTQQNAALVEESAAGSKAMETLVQSLLEQVDFFNNESSEEA, encoded by the coding sequence ATGAAGACAAAAACTACCCGTGATAACCTGCCTCTCAGTCTGCAAGGGGCATTCGAACAGTTAGCCAGTCCGGTTATACTGATTGATAGTGAACTTAGTATCAGTTATCTCAACCAGGCGGCGATAGCCTTATTTAAATCCCATGAAAGCATCTTGCAAAAGAAGTGGCCGCGTTTTCAGGCAAATAAAAAACTGATCTTGGGGACAGATATAGATGGCCTTTATCAGGAGTTTATTCCCGAAGGCCAGGACTTTAATCTCAATGAGCCAAAATCCCGCTCCGTAGAAGTGAATCTGGAACAGTTATTTTTCAAAGTGACGGCTAATCCCCTTTATGATCAGCAAAAGGAATATCTGGGACATTGCCTGGAGATCCTGGATATTACCCGGCAGCGGGAGCAGGAATTGCAGCTGTTGGATGCATCGGCACAAATTGCCGCCATCAGTAAAGCCCAGGCGGTGATTGAATTTAATATGGACGGTACCATCATTACCGCCAATGACAACTTTTTACAGACGTTAGGTTATCGCCTGGAGGAAATACAGGGTAAGCATCACAGCATGTTTGTCGAGCCTGGGGTCGAAAGCAGCGCCGAATATCTGGAGTTCTGGGAAAAGCTCAATGCCGGGGAATTTGAGTCCAGGGAGTATAAGCGCCTGGGTAAAGGGGGCAAGGAGATATGGATCCAGGCCTCTTATAATCCTGTTTTTGATTTAGCCGGCAAGCCGGTGAAAGTGGTCAAATTTGCCACCGATGTCACCGAGCAGAAACAGCGTAATGCCGACTTCTGCGGACAGATTGCCGCGATAAGCAAGTCTCAGGCGGTGATCGAATTTAATATGGAGGGTATTATCCTCAATGCCAACGAAAACTTCCTGCAAACGGTCGGTTATTCCCTGGAAGAAATCCAGGGACGACATCACAGCATGTTTGTTGAACCCGGTTTTGAAAGCAGCATCGAATATAAGGAATTTTGGGCAAAACTTAGCCTCGGAGAATATGAGTCAAAAGAGTATAAACGTATCGGCAAGGCAGGGCGGGAAATATGGATACAGGCCTCTTATAATCCTATTTTTGATCTTAACGGTAAGCCCTTTAAAGTCGTTAAGTTTGCCACCGATGTAACCCAGCAAAAACTCAATAATGCCGATTTTTCAGGACAAATTGCCGCCATCGGTAAAGCACAGGCGGTGATCGAGTTTAATATGGACGGCACCATTATTACCGCCAATGATAATTTCCTGCAAACGGTAGGCTACAGCCTGGAAGAGATCCAGGGAAAGCACCACAACATGTTTGTCGAACCCGGCTATAAAACCAGCAACGAATATAAAGAGTTTTGGGCCAAGCTTAACCGCGGTGAGTATGAGGCCAGTGAATATAAACGCCTGGGCAAAGGAGGCAAGGAGATCTGGATCCAGGCTTCCTATAATCCGATTTTTGACCTTAACGGCAAAGCATTTAAAGTGGTGAAATTTGCCAGTGATGTTACCGGGCAAAAACTGGCCAATGCCGATGTTTCCGGGCAAATTTCCGCGATAAGCAAGGCGCAGGCGGTGAGCGAATTTAATATGGACGGCACTATCATTACCGCCAACGACAACTTTCTCAATGCCATGGGTTATGAGCTGGCTGAGGTAAAAGGCCAGCATCACAGTATGTTTGTCGATCCCATATATAAAAGCAGCGAAGAGTACCGGTTATTCTGGCACAAGCTTAATCTGGGTGAATATGATGCCAATGAATATATGCGTTTAGGCAAAGGCGGCAAAGAGATCTGGATTCAGGCTTCTTATAATCCGGTGTTTGATCTGAACGGCAAGCCATTTAAGGTAGTGAAGTATGCCACGGATATTACGGCGCGCAAAAAGGCCATTGCGCAAATTAAAAAAGTGCTCTTGTCTATGTCCCGGGGTAACCTGACCGACTTTATCGAAGGTGAATTGGTGGGAGAGTTTGGCGTGATTGGCGAGGCCATGAATGAACTGATCACTATTCTCAATAAAATGGTCGGCGATATCCACAGTACTTCAACCAAGGTTTATGAGTCGGTTACCGACATAGCCAGAGGCAATGACGAACTGAGTCACCGTACGGAAACACAAGCGTCCAGCCTGGAAGAAACGGCTTCTGCTATGGAAGAACTTGCCAGTACCGTGCAACAAAACGCGGAAAACTCAACCGAAGCCAGTAAGTTGTCCAAATCTGTAATGGTTAAAGCCAATAACGGCGGTGAAGTGGTGAGAAATGCCATCACCGCCATGAGTGATATTAACAAATCCAGTAAGAAAATTGCCGATATCATCAGTGTTATCGATGAAATTGCCTTTCAAACCAATTTGCTGGCGTTAAATGCCGCCGTCGAAGCAGCACGTGCCGGGGAGCAGGGACGTGGTTTTGCGGTGGTGGCCGCCGAAGTACGTAATCTGGCGCAACGCTCTGCCGGAGCCGCCAAGGAAATCAAAGGCTTGATCAATGACAGCGTAGAAGCCGTAGGTCAAGGTACGAAATTAGTGGATGAAACCGGGCAAACTTTTGATGAGCTGGTCAAGGCCATAGGTGAAGTGGGCAAAATGATCGATGATATTGACGGTGCCGGTAAAGAGCAGAACGCCGGTATCGGCGAGGTCAGTGCCGCAGTAACTCAGATGGATGAAATGACTCAGCAAAACGCCGCCCTGGTGGAAGAGTCGGCTGCCGGCAGCAAAGCCATGGAAACACTCGTGCAATCCTTGCTGGAGCAGGTAGACTTCTTCAATAATGAAAGCAGTGAAGAGGCATAA
- a CDS encoding porin, with translation MKLFKVLTMLIATIIVPHSALADVAFSGYGSIVAGKTFGSVDDPLNPGETRDEILTADFYDVGQYDNDIKFTPESVFALQALVDLGDDLKFTAQLVAKGTDDFEPEFDWYYLTYQVNDSWSVMAGRRNIPMYYYSEFSEVGYAYPWMRPPSNLYWWQITQFNSFQASYDFEWGDYSNNLTFFYGNENSYDNKEMLFYDELFGGNARSVDEFWSDILGFNWNIAGDDFEVRFVYFQNDRDRTTTAQDGTETDSVPFDQQFLGFGGYYNFNQFTFLFDWNHVEYDDVVGTEYPTYLVSLVYNIGDFQPYIAYSKADHENTKTAAATKDLEEHYILGYGVRYNFHPSASFKIQYDKFEEQGNKATGWAYHGDSRTLTMGIDFIF, from the coding sequence ATGAAGCTATTTAAAGTCTTAACTATGTTGATTGCTACTATCATTGTGCCCCATTCAGCCCTCGCGGATGTGGCATTTAGTGGCTACGGTTCAATTGTTGCGGGGAAAACCTTCGGCAGTGTCGATGACCCGCTAAACCCCGGAGAAACACGGGATGAAATCCTCACCGCAGATTTCTACGATGTCGGTCAGTATGATAATGACATTAAATTCACCCCGGAAAGTGTCTTTGCTCTGCAGGCATTGGTTGATTTAGGCGACGACCTGAAATTTACCGCCCAGCTGGTAGCCAAAGGTACAGACGATTTTGAGCCTGAATTTGACTGGTATTATCTGACGTATCAGGTCAATGACAGCTGGTCGGTAATGGCCGGACGGCGTAATATCCCCATGTATTATTACTCCGAATTTTCAGAAGTCGGTTATGCCTACCCCTGGATGCGGCCGCCATCCAATCTTTACTGGTGGCAAATCACCCAATTCAACAGTTTCCAGGCCAGCTATGATTTTGAGTGGGGAGATTACTCCAACAATTTAACCTTCTTTTACGGTAATGAGAATTCCTACGACAACAAAGAAATGCTGTTTTATGATGAGCTTTTTGGCGGTAACGCACGCTCTGTCGATGAGTTCTGGAGCGATATTCTCGGCTTTAACTGGAATATTGCCGGGGATGATTTTGAAGTCAGATTTGTCTATTTCCAAAATGACAGAGACCGCACCACAACCGCCCAGGACGGCACAGAAACAGACAGTGTCCCCTTCGATCAGCAGTTTTTAGGTTTTGGTGGTTATTACAATTTCAACCAATTCACCTTCTTGTTTGACTGGAACCACGTTGAATATGATGATGTGGTCGGCACAGAATACCCCACTTACCTGGTATCCCTGGTTTACAATATTGGCGATTTCCAGCCTTATATCGCCTATTCAAAAGCCGATCATGAAAACACCAAGACCGCTGCCGCCACCAAGGATTTAGAAGAGCATTATATTTTGGGCTACGGGGTACGCTATAACTTCCATCCCAGCGCCTCGTTCAAAATACAATATGATAAGTTTGAAGAGCAGGGGAATAAAGCAACAGGTTGGGCTTACCACGGCGATTCCCGCACCCTGACCATGGGCATAGATTTTATTTTCTAA
- a CDS encoding substrate-binding domain-containing protein, whose product MEKLQPKRNKPEKLIGLIFASLFIFVSNIAFAEIAVIVHPDNSASLDKKTIKKIFMGKVKKFDNGNVILPMNASKGAASRDNFNKLVIGRTTTQVNAYWSKLVFTGKGTMPRELTSDAEIIATVSANKDAISYVDASAVTDAVKVIATY is encoded by the coding sequence ATGGAGAAACTCCAACCTAAAAGAAATAAACCAGAAAAATTAATAGGATTAATTTTTGCCAGTTTATTCATCTTTGTCAGCAACATCGCTTTTGCTGAAATAGCCGTGATCGTTCACCCGGATAACAGTGCGTCACTGGATAAAAAAACCATCAAGAAAATATTTATGGGCAAGGTTAAAAAGTTCGATAACGGCAATGTTATCTTGCCTATGAATGCCAGCAAAGGCGCGGCTTCACGGGATAATTTCAACAAGCTGGTGATCGGCCGCACCACTACCCAGGTCAATGCCTACTGGTCAAAACTCGTTTTTACCGGCAAAGGAACCATGCCCAGAGAGTTGACATCAGATGCTGAAATTATTGCCACAGTATCGGCCAACAAAGACGCCATCAGCTATGTTGATGCCTCTGCCGTTACCGATGCCGTTAAAGTTATCGCCACCTATTAG
- a CDS encoding alpha/beta hydrolase produces the protein MFARLIFTFALILGLSGCQSLFFWPTPELVDSPKRFGFNYENVEFQSSDQTRLHGWYLSSALSGENNRGTVYFLHGNATNLSYHIANLYWLTEYGWNVFIIDYRGYGRSEGEPDFQSVIQDASSGYQWLRDRGEENIIIIGQSLGGAIATGMLGLNKDIRVFGLILDSTFASHREIFRDILGKSWLFWGLQIPLSWSISDDYAPQNFISGLSHTPLLIVHSDADRVINKKHSESLYARAGGVKRLWIAQDLQHGAIWQDKYWQQQLICQLAQWPKLMAAEHACSTFASQN, from the coding sequence ATGTTTGCACGGCTGATATTCACCTTTGCCCTGATACTGGGCCTGTCAGGGTGCCAAAGCCTGTTTTTCTGGCCAACGCCTGAGCTGGTCGACTCCCCCAAACGTTTTGGCTTTAATTATGAAAATGTCGAGTTTCAATCCAGTGATCAAACCCGGCTGCACGGCTGGTATTTATCCTCGGCCTTAAGTGGAGAAAACAACCGGGGTACCGTTTATTTTCTCCATGGCAATGCCACCAACCTCAGCTATCATATTGCCAATTTGTACTGGTTAACTGAGTACGGCTGGAATGTTTTTATTATCGACTACCGGGGTTATGGCCGCTCTGAAGGGGAGCCTGACTTTCAATCTGTGATCCAGGATGCCAGTTCCGGTTATCAATGGCTCCGTGACCGGGGAGAGGAAAATATCATCATCATCGGCCAAAGCCTGGGCGGCGCCATAGCGACCGGCATGTTAGGTTTAAATAAAGATATCCGGGTTTTCGGCCTTATTCTTGACAGCACCTTTGCCTCCCACCGGGAAATTTTCAGGGATATTCTCGGAAAATCCTGGCTTTTCTGGGGCTTGCAAATACCTTTGAGCTGGAGCATTTCCGATGATTACGCCCCGCAAAACTTTATCTCCGGCTTAAGCCATACTCCGCTATTGATCGTACACAGCGATGCCGATAGGGTGATCAATAAAAAACACAGTGAAAGCCTTTATGCCCGGGCAGGAGGCGTAAAACGTTTATGGATAGCACAAGACTTACAGCACGGGGCTATCTGGCAAGATAAGTATTGGCAACAGCAACTTATCTGCCAACTGGCACAATGGCCCAAGCTGATGGCCGCCGAACACGCCTGTTCAACTTTTGCCTCCCAAAACTGA
- a CDS encoding DUF3015 family protein, with amino-acid sequence MNKTILSALMVGTLAASAAMPAAAANDKTLNAWQDCGIGAIIFPANGTAAAISNIIWDLGTTAVTSNASSQNSCSGEKAKTAMFIQATMPVLEQEVAVGEGEYVTAMLELRGCEAASHSAIIKAVREDFAQKENDNAQALYETLEQRVETSFSASCASV; translated from the coding sequence ATGAACAAAACTATTCTATCAGCCCTTATGGTTGGAACTCTTGCTGCCAGTGCAGCTATGCCAGCAGCAGCCGCTAACGACAAAACTTTAAACGCATGGCAAGATTGCGGTATCGGCGCAATCATTTTCCCTGCTAACGGTACTGCGGCCGCGATTTCCAATATTATCTGGGATTTAGGTACTACGGCTGTTACTTCTAATGCTTCTTCACAGAATTCATGTTCTGGCGAGAAAGCAAAAACGGCTATGTTCATCCAGGCAACTATGCCGGTACTTGAGCAGGAAGTTGCTGTTGGTGAAGGTGAATATGTAACGGCTATGCTTGAACTGCGTGGTTGTGAAGCCGCCAGCCATTCAGCTATTATCAAAGCTGTGCGCGAAGACTTCGCCCAAAAAGAAAATGATAATGCACAAGCCTTATATGAGACTTTAGAACAGCGCGTTGAAACAAGCTTTTCTGCTTCTTGTGCAAGCGTTTAA